DNA sequence from the Methylomonas albis genome:
TTTTGGCATGTTCAACCAAAAACCCGATGTTTTGCTGCTGACCGCCGAATATCCAGGGTATTTCGAACGGCCGTATACCTATCACGTCGAACGCGCTCGCTTCGATGAAATCCTGCTGGAGCACGCAGCCGAATGCGGTGTTGACGTACGTCGCGAATGGTCGGTCGCAGACATATTATTCGATGGCGAACAAGCCATTGGCGTCAGCGCCGGGAAAAATGCTACGACACCCTTGCCTATTCATGCATCGGTAGTGATAGACGCATCCGGCCGGGAATCCATGATCGCCCGCAAACTGAACTGGCGCCGCCCCTTACCCGAACTGAATAAAATCGCCCATTTCGCGCATTTTAAAGGTGGCTTTCGTCGTAATCCTCACGGATTTATCAATTTTGGCGAGGTGATGGACGGTTCGGTGACGACTGACATCCATACCATTGATGGCGGTTGGGTTTGGTATATCCCGTTAAGGAACAATATCACCAGCGTCGGCGTGGTATTGGACAGCCGTTTTGCGAAAAGCCTGGGCGATTCTCCGCAGCTGCGCTTCGAGAAAGCTATCGCGAGTTGTGCTTGTGTGCGCGAATGGCTTGAAGGGGCTGAGCAAGCCATGGAAGTCAAAACTATTGCTTCGATTGGTTATATGAATGAGCGTTTTCACGGCGACGGCTTTGTGTTGGTCGGCGATGCCTCGATGTTTGTCGACCCGGTGTTTTCGGCCGGCGTGACGCTGGCAATGCGCGGAGGCGTTTACGCAGCCGATGCGATTTTGGACGGTTTCGCTCATGGCGATTTAAGCGCTGATCGATTGAGTGCTTACGAGGAACGTATTCGAGAGCCGATGGGACGGATTTTTCATATGATTTATAACTGGTATCGGATTCTGGAACAAAAAGACGCCAATAATATTATCCTGCGCTCCCGACAAAGCCCTATGCTCCGCGAGCGCTTCATTGTGTTGCTCTCCGGCGGCTACGATAAAGTCAGCATGAAGCAGATACTGGAGGCAGCAGAGGAGCCCGAGTCGACTTATTTGATTTCTTGAGCCGAATTCCCGAATCGTTACGGGTGACGTTTAGAACCTGATGGTTCGGCTATCACCAGGGACATAAAGCCACCTCGTACTTACAGACCTAAAACGTATCAATCGGGATAGCTTGAGGTCATCAATGCCATCATTCAATAACAAAGTGAATATGTCGACTATTCTGACACCAATATGGGCCAAGAAAATGCGGCATCGACCTAGCTATACTTGAAGCAGGGCTAGGCAAAAAATGTGTGGCTGCCGTTGTTCAGAATATCGACAGCCAAACCGCGCTGCAAATTTATACCTGTCAGCATCTACACGACACGGCTATCGACAAGTTGCCGGTGGCCATACACCCCTGATGCTGCAAATATTGCTAGATCAAGGACCAGTCAATGCTATCAGGATATTGCAAAAGGTCTTGTTGGCCCATGGCAAACACGTCGGCAAAATCGATGGTCATTGTGGCTGCCTCACTATGCTGGCTGCAAAATCTGTTTGGGATGACATCGGCGTCGATCTGCTTAAGATCTTGAATAAGCGCTACGCCATATTATGTAAGAGCCATAATGAGCATCATGAAACGCCACACGAGCAGACCCAATTATGATTTTAGATTTAGCGTACCTTGCTGTTTTACTTAGCTTTGCTTCCGGATTACTGGCGTTGATGAGCAATCAACGCGGCATGCTAATCGAGTTGAGTCAGCATTACTTTGCCAAATTTCCAGACAGTCAACGCCATCAAACCTTGTTGGATAACACCTTTACCGAGAGCCGTTATCCCGGCCTATTAAGGCAGGCGGTATTTGCCTTATTAAGTTTGTCGGGTATTTTTGCCGTGCTAGCGGGGTTGGCGGTGTTGATTAGTCAACAGGCAATAACCGACCAAATCCCTTTAGGTTTGCCCTGGCTACCCTGGCATGTGCGGTTTGATGGGCTGTCGGGGTTTTTCTTTCTGATCATTGGCATTGCCGTCATCGCCGTCAGCCTGTATGGGCCGGCGTATGTCAGTGCTTACCAGGAGCATCAGCATCCGTTTGCCATGTTGGGTTTGTTCACCGGATTATTCGTGGCCGGCATGATGCTGGTCCTCTTGGCTGATGATGCTTTCTTTTTCATGATTGCCTGGGAATTGATGTCGGTTGCCAGTTATTTTTTAGTGGCGTTTCAGCATGAACATGCCGCCAATCGTCGCGCGGCATTTGTTTACCTATTGATGGCGGAAGTCGGTGCCTTGGCGATTATTTTGGGCTTTGGGGTGTTAGCGAGTTTTGCCGACGGGTTTACCTTTGACGCCTTGCGCCAGGCCACATTGTCATCAAGCTGGGCGAGTATTGCCTTTATGTTGGCCTTGCTGGGTTTTGGCATGAAAGCTGGCTTGGTGCCAGTGCATGTCTGGCTGCCGGAAGCCCACCCTGTTGCGCCTTCGCATATCTCTGCATTGATGAGTGGCGTGATGCTGAAAGTGGCCGTCTATGGCTTGATCCGCTTTTGTTTTGATTTGCTCAGTGAAGTGCAATGGCAATGGGGCGTGGTGTTATTGGTGCTGGGTACGATCTCGGCATTGGGCGGCATTTTGTACGCCATGATGCAACCCAATTTAAAGCGCTTGCTGGCTTACAGTTCGGTAGAAAACATCGGCATCATTTTCATGGTGCTGGGCTTGGCTATGATATTTATGGCTAATGGGCATCCACAACTGGCCGCTTTGGGTTTTCTGGCTGCGCTGTTTCACGCCTTTAACCACGCGTTGTTCAAGAGCCTGTTGTTTCTCTGTGCGGGGATACTGCAGCATCAAACCCACGATTTGAATATCGATACCATGGGTGGTCTGATCAAACGTATGCCTAAGACCAGCTTTCTGTTTTTGGTGGGCTGCATGAGTATTTCCTCATTGCCGTTATTTAATGGCTTCGTCTCGGAATGGCTGGCTTTCCAGACAGCATTGCAGGTTGATGTATTGGATAACGGCGTATTGCGCAGCTTGATCCCGGTGTCGGCCGCAGCCTTGGCATTAACCGCAGCGCTGGCTGCGGCCTGTTTTGTCAAAGTATTCGGGATGATTTTTCTTGGTCTACCGCGTTCGCGCAACAGCGAAAAAGCCCACGAAGTAACGGATAAAACCATGTTGGCCGGCCCGACATTGTTAGCGGGGCTCTGTTTTTTCTTCGGGATTTTTCCCAGCTTGATCATCAATTTGCTCAATGACGTTGCAAGCCAGTTGCTCGGCCAATCTCTGCCCAATGATACGGCGCTGGGCTGGTTGTGGCTGGCGCCGGTTTCTGCGCACAAGGCCTCTTACGCTCCGCCTTTGGTGTTGATTGGCGTACTGATCGCCGGCTGCATCAGCTTCTGGTATTTGCGCCGTAACCCGGAACTGAAAACCATGCGCCGTTCGGCGGCCTGGGATTGCGGGTTTGGCGGCCTAACACCGCGCATGCAATACAGCTGCAGCGCTTTCACTATGCCGTTTCGACGTATTTTTGCCAAAGTCTGGCTGATAGACGAACAAATCAAAAAAGACATTCAAGGTGCCATGCAGATGGACGTGGCTGCCATACATTATCAATTGCAGGTTCAGGATCACAGTTGGCCGTTGTTGTACCAGCCGATTGCGCAGGGCGTAAATAAACTAGCTAAGCAGGTGGGTCGTATTCAAACCGGAAATATCCGCGTTTACCTGGGATATTCGTTTGCCACGTTAATTCTTATGTTGTGGGTGATCAGCTGATGAACTGGTTCGTTGCCGTTTTACAAACCTTGCTATTTGTCATGCTGGCGCCCTTGCTGGCCGGCTGGCTGAAGTGGTGCAAATGCCATTTGCAAAATCGCAAAGCGCCCTCGTTACTGCAGCCGTACCGGGATTTGCTTAAGTTGACCCGCAAGCAGCCGGTAGTAGCGGAACATGCTTCGTGGATTTTTACTCGCGCCCCGTACATCATTTTTTCGGCAATGGTGCTAGCCGCTACGGTAGTGCCGTTGATTGCGGTGGATTTACCCACCGCAGCCAGTGCCGATGTGATTGTGCTGGTCGGTTTCTTTGCTTTTGCCCGTTTTTTTCTAGCGCTCGCCGGTCTGGATATAGGCACCGCCTTCGGCGGTATGGGGTCGTCGCGGGAAATGACCATTTCCTCATTAGCCGAACCGGCGATGTTGATGGCGGTTTTCACCCTGACCATGACTGCATCGACCACTAATTTATCGTTTGCGATAGAACATGTACTCAATGAAGGTCTGGTTTTGCGGCCTTCGTTTGTATTTGCTTTATTTGCCCTGGTCCTGGTGGCCGTTGCCGAAACCGGGCGTATTCCGGTCGATAATCCCGCGACGCATCTGGAGCTGACCATGATTCACGAAGCGATGATACTCGAATACAGCGGCCGGCATCTGGCGCTGATCGAATGGGCTAGTCAATTGAAGCTGATGCTGTACGGCGTGCTGATTGCCAATATCTTTTTCCCTTGGGGCATCGCGCAAAGTTTCTCTCTTGAAGCGTTGGGCTATGGCTTACTGGCGATCATCGGTAAGCTGTTGGTGTTGTCGGTGATTCTGGCAATCTCCGAAACCTTGGTGGCGAAAATGCGTTTATTCCGCGTCCAGGAATATCTCAGCTTTGCTTATTTGCTGGGACTGCTGGGTATGTTGAGCCACATCATTCTGGAGGCGTCACGCTAATGAATATCGAACAACAGGATTTTTATACCCAGGCCATTTTGTCGATGGCTGCCTTGGTGGGGTTGACGTCTTTTCTGATGTTGGGGCAGGGGCGCTTGTTGCGACTGATATTCGTGTTTGCCGTACAGGGTTTGTTGCTGACCCTGACCACCGCGCTGGCGGCCTACAGCCTCAATAATCACCATTTGTATATTTCGGCGGTACTGACTTTCGTTTTGAAAGTGGTTTTCATCCCCTGGATGTTAAGGCGGCAAGTGTTGCAAATGAACATGCACCGCGATGTGGAAGCCTTAAAGAACAATACGGCGGTGATGCTGGGTGGTGCCAGTTTGATGGTGTTCAGCTATTACGTGCTGCATCCGATTGTGCAAACCTCGTCGACGATCATGGTAAATGCGCTGGCGGTCAGTCTTTCAGTGGTGTTGCTGGGGATGTTGTTAATGATTTCCCATCGTCAGGCCGTAGCGCATGTGGTGGGCTTTATGTCGATAGAAAACGGTTTGTTCTTTGCCGCGATTGTCGCTACCAAGGGCATGCCCATGGTGGTAGAGCTGGGAGTGGCCTTTGACGTGCTGGTAGCGGCAGTGCTGTTTGGCATCTTTTTCTTTCATATACGTACCAGTATCGATTCGCTGGATGTTGACCGGCTAAACCGCTTACATGAGGTGGATCAATGATTGCCGCCTATTTGTTATTGCTGATTCCTTTTGTCGGCATCGTCTTTTTTGCATTTCCCATCCACAAAATTGACACCGGTAAAGTGAATATCTGGTTCAACGGCATCAGCCTATTGGCGACTATCTGGCTGGCGGTCAAAGTGCTTAATGTGGGCAGCATTTTTTCCACCGGCTTGGCCTTTATGGTCGACTCGTTTAATGTCTACCTGATCGTGCTGACGGCGTTTATCGGTTTTACCACCGCGATATTCTCCGCGCCTTATATGGAACACGAAAAACAACTGGGCCGGCTCACGGAAAGACGCTTGAGGTTGTATTACTCGATGTATCAAGGCTTTATGTTGGCGATGTATCTGGTGTTGACCACCAATAATATGGGGGTAATGTGGGTGGCGATGGAAGGCGCGACGCTGGCGACGGTGTTGCTGGTCAGTTTGTATCGCACGCCGGAGTCCATCGAAGCGGCCTGGAAGTATTTCATTCTCTGCGGCGTCGGCATTGCCCAGGCCTTGTTCGGTACCATTTTGCTGTATTACGCCGCGGTACAAATCGGCGATGGCGAAAATGCCTTGCTCTGGTCGGTGCTATATCAAAATGCCGATAAATTGAACCCGGAAATTCTGGAAATTGCTTTTGTATTTTTGTTGATCGGTTACGGCACCAAAATTGGTCTGGTACCTTTACATAACTGGTTGCCGGATGCGCATTCCGAAGGCCCGACCCCCATGTCAGCGGTGCTATCCGGCTTGTTGTTGAACGATGCTTTGTATGCGGTGGTCCGTAACAAAATGCTGGTTGATGGCGCGACGCATACCAATATGGCCGGTCTGCTGATGATGGGTTTTGGCCTGTTGTCGTTTTTGGTGGCAGCCTTATTTTTACATCGTCAAAAAGACATCAAACGCTTGTTCAGCTATTCATCCATCGAACACATGGGCATCATGACATTTGCCTTTGGCATGGGCGGGCCCTTGGCGACGTTTGCGGCGTTGCTGCACATGACGGTGCATTCGCTGACCAAATCGGCAATTTTCGTTACCGTCGGCCATGCCTCGCAATTGGCCGGTACGCAAAGCATGGAAAAAATACGCGGCTTGATCAGAACCCAGCCCAAAATTGGCTGGGGCTTGCTAATCGGTACGGTAGCGATAGCCGGCTTCCCGCCGTTTGGCGTGTTTACCAGCGAATTTCTGGTGTTGCTGGCGACCATGCACAATTATCCCTGGTTGGCGCCGTTGCTGTTGTTGGGCATCGGTATCGCCTTCGCCGGTTTATTCAGACACATCCAACCTATGGTTTACGGTGAACAGCCCGCAGGGCAAATGCCGGTCAAGGCTAACTTATGGCCGGTGATGATTCACTTGGCTTTGGTCTTGTGGTTGGGTTTGGCGATTCCCGGTTTTCTGGCTAACTGGTTTTCACAGGCGACCCTATTGATCTCCGGGAGTACGCCGTTATGAGTACTGCAAACTGGACCGAAGAATTATTGCAGCAGCTGGGTTTGGCAGAGATTAGGCTCGAACCAGTTTTCATTGCCGGCGCTAAAACAGCTTGTTGGCAAATTGACAGCAAACACTGGCAGCAGTTTGCTGAACACGCCATCCGGCAAAAGCCGCGATGGTCGGCTGGCTGGGCGGAACAATATGACGAGCAGTTTTTTGTTAATGCGCTGTTTGAAAAGCAGGGGGCTTACCTGTTATTGCGCTGCATCGTTAACCCGTTAAAACTGGAATTGCCTAGTCAAGCCACTGTCTATCCTGCTGCCAATCGCAGTGAGCGCCATACTCAGGACATGTTTGGGATCAAATTTCTCGGCCATCCCGACAACCGTCGCTGGACCCGGCATCAAGCCTGGGGCAAACACAGTTATCCGTTACGCAAGGATTTTCCAGTACAAGGTTCGCCGGAAGCGATTACTCCACCGGATATGGATTATCCATTCGTTAAATCGCATGGTACGGGAACCTATGAAATCCCGGTCGGCCCGGTGCATGCGGGGATTATCGAGCCCGGCCATTTTCGCTTTCAGGCGGTCGGTGAGCTGATCCTCAATCTGGAAGAACGTTTGGGTTATGTGCATAAAGGCATCGAAAAAATTGCCGAAGGCAGAACCCCGGAATCTCTGGCGCGTTTAGCCGGACGGGTGTCCGGCGATACTACGGTCGGCCACGCCTGGGCCGCCTGCATGGCGATGGAGCAGGCTGCCGGCGTTGAAATTCCTGAGCGTGCCGCGTTGATCCGCGGTATCTTGGCCGAGCGCGAGCGGGTGGCCAATCACATGGGTGACATCGGTGCGATTTGTAATGACGTGGCATTTGTCTTCGCACAAATGCAGTTCACTCGCTTGCGGGAAAACTGGTTACGAACCAATGCTAAAGCGTTTGGGCATCGCTTATTGATGGATTGCGTGCTTCCTGGTGGCGTAAAAAACGATGTGGCTGAAGCGGATTGTGCCTTGATCAAGCGTGACATTATTCAGTTGCGCAAAGAGCTGGCGGACATCATCACTGCCTTGGATCTGAATTCTTCCTTGGAAGACCGCTTGTACACCGCCGGATTTTTATCGGAGTCCATCGCCGCGGCATTCGGCACGGTCGGTTATGTCGGTCGGGCCAGCGGGCAGGATTTTGATGTGCGTCGCGATGCGCCTTATGCGCCTTATGACCGGGTTACGGTGAAAGTTGCTTTGGAAAATCAGGGTGATATTGCCTCCCGCTTCTGGATAAGGCACAAGGAAATCAATGCGGCATGTAAGCTTATCGAGCAGTTCATCGATTTGCTGAAGCCCGGCGAGATACTCGCCGAGTGGCAAACGCCGGTAGCCGGCAGCGAAGGCTTGGGCATTGTCGAAGGTTGGCGCGGTGAGACCTTAGCTTATGTGCGATTCGAAGCCGAGAATAAAATCTCCCGCTTCTATCCGCGTGATCCCAGCATACTCAACTGGCCAGTACTGGAAAAGTTGGTGCTGGACAATATCGTGCCGGATTTTCCTGTCTGCAACAAATCCCTGAATGGCTCCTATTCAGGCAACGATTTATAGGCAAGCATCATGCTGAGAATTTTTAAGAAGATCTTTTCCGTCGGTGTTATCACCGAATCGTTTAAAGAGCCAAAAGACGATGAATTGGAACAGCTAGGCATAGCCATCAAGCGCCGTATCGACAAGGACTTTTCCGGCAGCATTGCGATACGCGAAGTGGATGCCGGTTCCTGTAACGGTTGCGAACTGGAAATTCACGCGCTAAATAATCCGTATTACGACATCGAGCGCTTTGGTATCCATTTTGTAGCCTCGCCACGCCACGCCGATGTGCTGCTGGTTACCGGGCCGGTGTCGCGGCACATGCAAACCGCGTTGTTGCGGACTTACGAAGCCACACCCAATCCGAAATGGGTGGTCGCGGCGGGCGATTGCGCCGCTTGCGGCGGCGAGTTTGGGGTTTCCTATGCCAGTTGTGGGG
Encoded proteins:
- the hyfB gene encoding hydrogenase 4 subunit B codes for the protein MILDLAYLAVLLSFASGLLALMSNQRGMLIELSQHYFAKFPDSQRHQTLLDNTFTESRYPGLLRQAVFALLSLSGIFAVLAGLAVLISQQAITDQIPLGLPWLPWHVRFDGLSGFFFLIIGIAVIAVSLYGPAYVSAYQEHQHPFAMLGLFTGLFVAGMMLVLLADDAFFFMIAWELMSVASYFLVAFQHEHAANRRAAFVYLLMAEVGALAIILGFGVLASFADGFTFDALRQATLSSSWASIAFMLALLGFGMKAGLVPVHVWLPEAHPVAPSHISALMSGVMLKVAVYGLIRFCFDLLSEVQWQWGVVLLVLGTISALGGILYAMMQPNLKRLLAYSSVENIGIIFMVLGLAMIFMANGHPQLAALGFLAALFHAFNHALFKSLLFLCAGILQHQTHDLNIDTMGGLIKRMPKTSFLFLVGCMSISSLPLFNGFVSEWLAFQTALQVDVLDNGVLRSLIPVSAAALALTAALAAACFVKVFGMIFLGLPRSRNSEKAHEVTDKTMLAGPTLLAGLCFFFGIFPSLIINLLNDVASQLLGQSLPNDTALGWLWLAPVSAHKASYAPPLVLIGVLIAGCISFWYLRRNPELKTMRRSAAWDCGFGGLTPRMQYSCSAFTMPFRRIFAKVWLIDEQIKKDIQGAMQMDVAAIHYQLQVQDHSWPLLYQPIAQGVNKLAKQVGRIQTGNIRVYLGYSFATLILMLWVIS
- a CDS encoding NAD(P)/FAD-dependent oxidoreductase, with product MSQCERFDAAVIGGGPAGTSAAIMLAKAGKRVVLFERSRFPRFQIGESLLPACWEIWRRLGVTEKIEAEGFTVKQGANFGMFNQKPDVLLLTAEYPGYFERPYTYHVERARFDEILLEHAAECGVDVRREWSVADILFDGEQAIGVSAGKNATTPLPIHASVVIDASGRESMIARKLNWRRPLPELNKIAHFAHFKGGFRRNPHGFINFGEVMDGSVTTDIHTIDGGWVWYIPLRNNITSVGVVLDSRFAKSLGDSPQLRFEKAIASCACVREWLEGAEQAMEVKTIASIGYMNERFHGDGFVLVGDASMFVDPVFSAGVTLAMRGGVYAADAILDGFAHGDLSADRLSAYEERIREPMGRIFHMIYNWYRILEQKDANNIILRSRQSPMLRERFIVLLSGGYDKVSMKQILEAAEEPESTYLIS
- a CDS encoding hydrogenase 4 subunit F; this translates as MIAAYLLLLIPFVGIVFFAFPIHKIDTGKVNIWFNGISLLATIWLAVKVLNVGSIFSTGLAFMVDSFNVYLIVLTAFIGFTTAIFSAPYMEHEKQLGRLTERRLRLYYSMYQGFMLAMYLVLTTNNMGVMWVAMEGATLATVLLVSLYRTPESIEAAWKYFILCGVGIAQALFGTILLYYAAVQIGDGENALLWSVLYQNADKLNPEILEIAFVFLLIGYGTKIGLVPLHNWLPDAHSEGPTPMSAVLSGLLLNDALYAVVRNKMLVDGATHTNMAGLLMMGFGLLSFLVAALFLHRQKDIKRLFSYSSIEHMGIMTFAFGMGGPLATFAALLHMTVHSLTKSAIFVTVGHASQLAGTQSMEKIRGLIRTQPKIGWGLLIGTVAIAGFPPFGVFTSEFLVLLATMHNYPWLAPLLLLGIGIAFAGLFRHIQPMVYGEQPAGQMPVKANLWPVMIHLALVLWLGLAIPGFLANWFSQATLLISGSTPL
- a CDS encoding formate hydrogenlyase, translated to MNIEQQDFYTQAILSMAALVGLTSFLMLGQGRLLRLIFVFAVQGLLLTLTTALAAYSLNNHHLYISAVLTFVLKVVFIPWMLRRQVLQMNMHRDVEALKNNTAVMLGGASLMVFSYYVLHPIVQTSSTIMVNALAVSLSVVLLGMLLMISHRQAVAHVVGFMSIENGLFFAAIVATKGMPMVVELGVAFDVLVAAVLFGIFFFHIRTSIDSLDVDRLNRLHEVDQ
- a CDS encoding respiratory chain complex I subunit 1 family protein, whose translation is MNWFVAVLQTLLFVMLAPLLAGWLKWCKCHLQNRKAPSLLQPYRDLLKLTRKQPVVAEHASWIFTRAPYIIFSAMVLAATVVPLIAVDLPTAASADVIVLVGFFAFARFFLALAGLDIGTAFGGMGSSREMTISSLAEPAMLMAVFTLTMTASTTNLSFAIEHVLNEGLVLRPSFVFALFALVLVAVAETGRIPVDNPATHLELTMIHEAMILEYSGRHLALIEWASQLKLMLYGVLIANIFFPWGIAQSFSLEALGYGLLAIIGKLLVLSVILAISETLVAKMRLFRVQEYLSFAYLLGLLGMLSHIILEASR
- a CDS encoding hydrogenase large subunit, translating into MSTANWTEELLQQLGLAEIRLEPVFIAGAKTACWQIDSKHWQQFAEHAIRQKPRWSAGWAEQYDEQFFVNALFEKQGAYLLLRCIVNPLKLELPSQATVYPAANRSERHTQDMFGIKFLGHPDNRRWTRHQAWGKHSYPLRKDFPVQGSPEAITPPDMDYPFVKSHGTGTYEIPVGPVHAGIIEPGHFRFQAVGELILNLEERLGYVHKGIEKIAEGRTPESLARLAGRVSGDTTVGHAWAACMAMEQAAGVEIPERAALIRGILAERERVANHMGDIGAICNDVAFVFAQMQFTRLRENWLRTNAKAFGHRLLMDCVLPGGVKNDVAEADCALIKRDIIQLRKELADIITALDLNSSLEDRLYTAGFLSESIAAAFGTVGYVGRASGQDFDVRRDAPYAPYDRVTVKVALENQGDIASRFWIRHKEINAACKLIEQFIDLLKPGEILAEWQTPVAGSEGLGIVEGWRGETLAYVRFEAENKISRFYPRDPSILNWPVLEKLVLDNIVPDFPVCNKSLNGSYSGNDL
- a CDS encoding NADH-quinone oxidoreductase subunit B family protein, coding for MLRIFKKIFSVGVITESFKEPKDDELEQLGIAIKRRIDKDFSGSIAIREVDAGSCNGCELEIHALNNPYYDIERFGIHFVASPRHADVLLVTGPVSRHMQTALLRTYEATPNPKWVVAAGDCAACGGEFGVSYASCGAVSNVIPVDMVIPGCPPTPLALMKGLMGLLTG